Proteins from a single region of Dysosmobacter acutus:
- a CDS encoding DUF6429 family protein, whose translation MDNEKAHMSEQIQELTLLLMYLTSWQESSTPGLRRKPHKTDDTLLRRCWKGYDFSILERLEEQNLICGEGGKKPIVFTAEGERLAVELMKKYGFGDSKEEEV comes from the coding sequence ATGGACAATGAAAAAGCGCATATGTCAGAGCAGATTCAGGAACTGACACTGTTACTGATGTACCTGACTTCATGGCAGGAAAGCAGCACACCGGGACTTCGCAGGAAACCGCACAAGACTGATGATACGCTGCTGCGTCGATGCTGGAAGGGATATGATTTCTCGATTCTGGAGCGGTTGGAGGAACAGAATCTTATCTGCGGTGAAGGCGGTAAAAAACCGATTGTGTTTACAGCCGAAGGAGAACGGCTTGCCGTGGAACTCATGAAAAAGTATGGGTTTGGAGATTCTAAAGAGGAAGAAGTTTAA
- a CDS encoding amidohydrolase, translated as MDYSAIQSDVQSTVIDWVEQNEQKIIAVSRQLWENPELQYEEVESARLLSGWLEENGFTLERGVADIPTAFVATYTTGEGPVIGILGEYDALPGVGVEIAPVHKPTGKNGHACGHNLYGAGSSAAAIALKQAMDANGIRGTVKMFGCPAEEGGGAKVFMTRDGVFDGLDAVITWHPANASICTQASSLAIYSVRFRFHGRAAHAGVTPHLGRSALDAAILMDVGVQFLREHMPVSNRIHSVITNGGVVPNVVPDFSEIWYNLRAPTRADVDVLLERVTNIARGMALATDTTVEVCKQSRGCSSNNIANAVLSEVALANLKRVGGPKFTKEDWEFAKELNAGVTRQEKLENMRMMYNITDEHAADDLYEGVGDDMLKGQTAPYSGDSGDVSWQMPYCQYSIACQTVGTGNHSWQQTVCAGSHIGQAGMLCAAKALACSAAEFMGRPGLIAAAKAEHAKKTEAYPYTSPIPADAKATDMCK; from the coding sequence ATGGATTATTCTGCGATTCAGTCCGACGTACAAAGTACAGTCATAGATTGGGTCGAGCAGAACGAGCAGAAAATTATCGCTGTCAGCAGGCAGCTCTGGGAAAATCCTGAGCTGCAGTATGAAGAGGTGGAATCTGCGAGGCTGCTCAGCGGCTGGCTGGAGGAAAACGGGTTCACGCTGGAACGCGGGGTTGCCGATATCCCGACGGCGTTTGTTGCGACCTATACCACGGGCGAGGGCCCGGTGATCGGCATCTTGGGCGAATATGACGCGCTGCCCGGCGTCGGCGTTGAGATCGCGCCCGTACATAAGCCCACCGGAAAAAATGGACACGCCTGCGGACACAACCTGTACGGCGCCGGCAGCAGCGCCGCCGCCATTGCGCTGAAGCAGGCCATGGACGCAAACGGGATCAGGGGTACGGTCAAGATGTTCGGCTGTCCGGCGGAGGAAGGCGGCGGCGCAAAGGTCTTTATGACGCGCGACGGAGTGTTTGACGGACTCGACGCTGTGATCACGTGGCACCCCGCGAATGCCAGCATCTGCACGCAGGCCTCATCTCTGGCGATTTACTCCGTTAGGTTTCGTTTTCACGGCAGGGCGGCTCACGCCGGTGTGACGCCCCATCTGGGAAGAAGCGCGCTGGATGCTGCGATTCTGATGGATGTCGGCGTGCAGTTCCTGCGTGAGCATATGCCGGTGAGCAACCGGATCCACAGCGTGATCACCAACGGCGGCGTTGTACCCAATGTTGTCCCGGATTTTTCGGAGATATGGTATAACCTCCGCGCTCCGACGAGAGCGGACGTTGACGTGCTGCTTGAGCGCGTGACGAATATCGCCAGGGGCATGGCCCTGGCCACCGATACGACGGTGGAGGTCTGCAAGCAGAGCAGGGGATGCTCGTCAAACAACATCGCAAACGCCGTTCTCTCCGAGGTGGCGCTGGCCAATCTGAAGCGCGTCGGAGGCCCAAAGTTCACCAAGGAGGACTGGGAATTCGCCAAGGAGCTTAATGCCGGTGTGACCAGGCAGGAAAAGCTTGAGAATATGCGTATGATGTACAACATTACGGACGAGCATGCGGCGGATGACCTCTATGAGGGAGTCGGCGACGATATGCTCAAGGGCCAGACGGCCCCTTATTCCGGCGATTCCGGCGACGTGAGTTGGCAGATGCCGTATTGCCAGTACAGCATCGCCTGCCAGACGGTGGGGACGGGCAACCACAGCTGGCAGCAGACGGTGTGCGCGGGCAGCCACATCGGACAGGCCGGCATGCTCTGCGCGGCAAAGGCGCTGGCCTGCTCCGCGGCGGAGTTCATGGGCCGTCCCGGGCTGATCGCGGCGGCAAAGGCGGAGCACGCAAAGAAGACAGAAGCGTATCCCTACACCTCTCCGATCCCTGCTGATGCAAAGGCAACCGACATGTGCAAATAA
- a CDS encoding DUF5058 family protein: protein MLEQTMKIANSLEMWLCCAPLILLIFVQAYIFWRLGMKYKREFSISPQDVSRSMRSGLICTIGPALSVFIAGLGLITGIGGPLTLSRLSVIGNSMYESFAAQFAAQAVGTTLGAADFSPQAFTACIFVMNLGGIAMLVLPTIFVRPVSMATTKAAKSGNSLVMRVLGISAALGSFGYTSLNYFGGSQKTLLTELQPKYVVSVMLGAASMAAFSILAKKKNIKWLREWSLAFSLIVGAVATVFVG from the coding sequence ATGCTTGAGCAAACCATGAAAATTGCAAACAGCCTTGAAATGTGGCTGTGCTGCGCACCGCTCATTCTGCTGATTTTCGTACAGGCGTATATTTTCTGGCGTCTGGGTATGAAGTACAAGAGGGAATTCAGCATTTCTCCCCAGGATGTCAGCCGTTCCATGCGCTCCGGCCTGATCTGCACGATCGGCCCGGCTCTTTCCGTGTTCATTGCCGGACTCGGCCTCATCACCGGTATCGGCGGCCCGCTTACGCTCTCCCGTCTGAGTGTTATCGGAAACTCCATGTATGAGAGCTTTGCCGCTCAGTTTGCGGCGCAGGCCGTGGGTACGACACTTGGCGCCGCCGACTTCTCCCCGCAGGCGTTCACGGCCTGTATCTTCGTGATGAACCTTGGCGGCATCGCAATGCTGGTGCTCCCGACGATCTTTGTCCGCCCCGTCTCCATGGCGACAACCAAGGCGGCCAAGAGCGGAAACAGCCTGGTTATGCGCGTGCTTGGCATCAGCGCCGCCCTTGGTTCCTTTGGATATACCTCTTTGAACTATTTCGGCGGCTCCCAGAAGACCCTGCTCACTGAGCTTCAGCCCAAGTATGTCGTCTCTGTTATGCTGGGCGCGGCATCTATGGCGGCGTTTTCCATCCTTGCAAAAAAGAAGAACATCAAGTGGCTCAGAGAGTGGTCGCTGGCGTTCTCTCTCATTGTGGGCGCCGTCGCAACAGTTTTCGTAGGTTAA
- a CDS encoding class I fructose-bisphosphate aldolase, with the protein MKSRYYKVFGSDDRTLILALDHGGAGKIWLDPGYAIAASVEGGVDAVLTNYGVIKKFRREIGRAGTILRGEVFGTAKSEGNLFLDYGCEIPYTVEDAVRVGADAVMTMGLTGTRFDAHNMQNIARVSAQCDRYGLLCGAEMLYKTAKSASEYDAETLNTICRAAAEIGADFVKGTFIDPDGFRKVVSNCYVPMVVLGGSKVDNDRQVLEQAAAALDCGAKGIAIGRNLWGHKNIAGMAAALRRIVHENATVDEALRELG; encoded by the coding sequence ATGAAAAGCAGATATTACAAGGTGTTTGGCTCAGACGACAGAACGCTGATCCTTGCGCTTGATCACGGCGGCGCGGGAAAGATCTGGCTTGACCCAGGCTATGCCATCGCGGCCTCTGTTGAGGGCGGCGTGGATGCGGTATTGACAAACTACGGCGTGATCAAAAAATTCCGCAGGGAGATCGGTCGCGCCGGCACGATTCTGCGCGGCGAGGTGTTCGGCACCGCCAAAAGCGAGGGGAATCTGTTCCTTGATTACGGCTGTGAGATTCCCTACACGGTTGAAGATGCGGTCCGCGTGGGCGCCGACGCCGTGATGACCATGGGGCTTACCGGCACCCGGTTTGATGCGCACAATATGCAGAATATCGCCCGCGTTTCCGCCCAGTGCGACCGCTACGGCCTGCTTTGCGGCGCCGAGATGCTCTATAAGACCGCAAAATCCGCTTCCGAGTACGATGCGGAGACGCTCAACACAATCTGCCGCGCAGCGGCCGAGATTGGCGCCGACTTTGTCAAGGGCACCTTTATCGACCCCGACGGCTTCAGGAAGGTTGTCAGCAACTGCTATGTTCCCATGGTTGTGCTGGGCGGCAGCAAAGTCGATAATGACCGTCAGGTGCTTGAGCAGGCCGCGGCGGCCCTTGATTGCGGCGCAAAGGGCATTGCCATCGGCCGCAACCTCTGGGGCCATAAAAATATTGCCGGTATGGCAGCTGCGCTGCGCAGGATCGTCCATGAAAACGCAACTGTTGACGAGGCGCTGCGCGAGCTGGGTTAA
- a CDS encoding iron-containing alcohol dehydrogenase translates to MYQSFYLPTKIISGWGSLQELPGEALKWGGRALVVTDPGIRSAGLLEKVEAVLAAGGVACTVYADVQANPTIQNAEDAAKLARESGAQLLIAVGGGSSIDTAKSAAVLLNNGGSLADYVGFDRFANQPAPVIAIPTTAGTGSEVTLVAVMADPASHRKFTVGSTRMMPKVALLDAELTMGLPAMVTAYTGMDALTHAIESYTSITTQPLTDAVNLSTITSIFEHLPTAALRGDNKQAREAMLYSSCMASMTCNSTFLGLVHAIASPVCAVCGAAHGMACAVLLPAVMDYNLPVAQKKYAKIALAIGAADRSESERDQAEKAIGAVRRLSEEIGIPRRLGQIGVKEEQLDQIAGAAWNYPQALSNCRRAAKADVEALLRAIL, encoded by the coding sequence ATGTATCAGTCTTTCTATCTCCCAACCAAGATCATCTCCGGCTGGGGCAGTTTGCAGGAGCTTCCCGGAGAGGCGCTTAAGTGGGGCGGCAGGGCGCTTGTGGTGACAGACCCCGGAATCAGGAGCGCGGGGCTTCTGGAGAAGGTGGAGGCTGTGCTTGCAGCCGGCGGCGTAGCATGCACCGTCTACGCCGACGTGCAGGCAAACCCAACCATTCAGAACGCCGAGGATGCCGCGAAGCTTGCCAGAGAGAGCGGCGCACAGCTGCTCATCGCGGTCGGCGGAGGAAGCTCCATCGACACGGCCAAATCCGCCGCTGTCCTGCTCAATAACGGCGGCTCCCTTGCCGACTATGTGGGCTTTGACCGCTTTGCCAATCAGCCGGCGCCGGTGATTGCCATCCCGACCACGGCGGGAACCGGCAGCGAGGTGACACTCGTCGCCGTGATGGCGGACCCGGCGAGCCACCGCAAGTTTACAGTTGGCTCCACAAGGATGATGCCCAAAGTCGCGCTTCTTGATGCGGAATTGACAATGGGGCTTCCCGCTATGGTTACGGCCTACACCGGGATGGACGCGCTGACACACGCGATTGAGTCCTACACTTCAATCACGACGCAGCCGCTGACCGACGCGGTGAATCTGAGCACAATCACAAGTATCTTTGAGCATCTTCCCACCGCCGCCTTGCGCGGGGACAACAAGCAGGCAAGGGAGGCCATGCTCTATTCCTCCTGTATGGCCAGCATGACCTGCAACTCCACCTTCCTGGGCCTTGTCCATGCGATCGCATCACCCGTGTGCGCGGTGTGCGGCGCCGCGCACGGCATGGCCTGCGCGGTCCTGCTACCGGCCGTCATGGACTATAACCTGCCCGTCGCGCAGAAGAAGTACGCGAAGATCGCCCTGGCCATCGGCGCCGCCGACCGGAGTGAGAGCGAACGCGATCAGGCGGAGAAGGCCATTGGCGCCGTGCGCAGGCTGTCGGAGGAGATCGGCATCCCGCGGCGCCTGGGTCAGATCGGCGTAAAGGAAGAGCAGCTTGACCAGATCGCCGGGGCCGCCTGGAACTATCCGCAGGCGCTGTCGAATTGCCGGCGCGCCGCGAAGGCGGATGTGGAGGCGCTGCTCAGGGCAATCCTCTGA
- a CDS encoding PTS sugar transporter subunit IIA: MRIVFDENNIRPGLLGVVLLSHGTLAEGLMSAASIVFGDIENMAAFCLEPGDDLDAFRDAFARAVGAFATCVVLVDMKGGTPCNLLLRHARENHLKLNAVTGANLSMLLEILGMRDDADPEELCRAAVEAAQTGVVDLSAYLRK, from the coding sequence ATGCGAATTGTATTTGATGAAAACAATATTCGCCCGGGGCTTTTGGGCGTTGTGCTGCTCAGCCACGGCACTCTGGCCGAAGGCCTGATGAGTGCTGCGTCGATTGTGTTCGGCGACATTGAGAATATGGCGGCCTTTTGTCTTGAGCCGGGCGACGACCTTGACGCGTTTCGCGATGCGTTTGCAAGGGCTGTCGGGGCGTTTGCGACCTGCGTCGTGCTTGTCGACATGAAGGGCGGCACGCCGTGCAACCTCCTTCTGCGCCATGCACGGGAAAACCACCTGAAACTCAATGCCGTAACGGGCGCGAACCTTTCCATGCTGCTTGAAATTCTGGGCATGAGAGATGATGCGGACCCGGAGGAGCTGTGCCGGGCCGCTGTTGAGGCGGCGCAGACGGGCGTTGTGGATCTGTCCGCTTATTTGAGAAAATGA
- a CDS encoding 2-hydroxyacid dehydrogenase, whose amino-acid sequence MMKIACLLSRGEGEKYHNQIKAGISRYIDKLGSYELVYDEWGEAMSYDAFSRILADIEHKGPEAVEIPASFFARHADAGIVIGSFTPFTGENMSELKNAHILGVMRAGLENIHIEDATKRGIAVINAIGRNADAVSDYAIGMMLSEARNIARSNHQIRSGEWSKNFPNSSCIPDMRGKVIGLFGFGQVGSRVARKLSGFDVSVLVCDPYIKPGFAEGFGCRVVDKDTLFRKSDFVSVHARLTADTFHVIGEEEFGRMKPTAYFINTARSGLVDYDALCRALAEKKIAGAAIDVFDEEPVGPDSPFLRLDNVTLTAHLAGATRDSSANTIRLVIDGIYNMIANSDYSRVLNPQVLETEEFKRWIEDARKNMGI is encoded by the coding sequence ATGATGAAAATTGCCTGCCTGCTCTCCAGGGGCGAGGGAGAGAAATACCATAACCAAATCAAGGCCGGGATCAGCAGATACATAGATAAGCTTGGCAGCTATGAGCTTGTCTACGACGAGTGGGGCGAGGCAATGAGCTATGATGCCTTCTCCAGGATACTTGCCGACATCGAGCACAAGGGACCCGAAGCCGTGGAGATCCCGGCGTCCTTTTTCGCGCGGCATGCGGATGCGGGCATTGTGATCGGAAGCTTCACCCCATTCACCGGCGAAAACATGTCGGAGCTTAAAAATGCCCACATTCTTGGCGTTATGCGCGCCGGACTTGAAAACATTCACATTGAGGACGCCACCAAGCGCGGCATCGCGGTCATCAATGCCATTGGCCGCAATGCCGATGCCGTATCCGATTATGCCATCGGCATGATGCTCTCCGAAGCCCGCAATATTGCAAGGTCCAATCACCAGATACGAAGCGGGGAGTGGAGCAAGAATTTTCCCAACAGCTCCTGCATTCCCGACATGCGCGGTAAGGTGATCGGCCTTTTTGGATTCGGCCAGGTCGGCAGCCGCGTTGCAAGGAAGCTCAGCGGCTTTGACGTCAGCGTGCTTGTCTGCGACCCCTATATCAAGCCCGGATTTGCCGAGGGATTCGGATGTCGGGTGGTGGATAAGGACACGCTCTTTCGCAAATCCGATTTTGTCAGCGTTCACGCAAGGCTGACGGCCGACACCTTCCACGTCATCGGGGAGGAGGAGTTTGGCAGAATGAAGCCGACGGCTTATTTCATCAACACCGCGCGCTCCGGTCTGGTGGACTATGACGCGCTCTGCCGCGCATTGGCGGAAAAGAAAATCGCCGGCGCTGCGATCGATGTGTTTGACGAGGAGCCTGTCGGCCCGGACAGCCCATTCCTCAGGCTTGACAACGTTACGCTTACCGCGCACCTGGCCGGGGCGACCAGGGACTCCAGCGCGAATACCATCCGCCTGGTCATTGACGGCATTTACAATATGATTGCCAACAGCGATTACTCCAGGGTGCTCAATCCGCAGGTCCTTGAAACGGAGGAGTTCAAGCGGTGGATCGAAGACGCAAGGAAGAATATGGGCATTTGA
- a CDS encoding PTS sugar transporter subunit IIB, with amino-acid sequence MGEIAINRIDYRMVHGQVAVGIIKRFGITSVYVVDDEVVKDETLIDIMTFGMQPGVSLRVCTVEECVKAYQENGFGKGKHLIIFREIESASRAYQKGYRFQSLNIGQSQLTSERIRVHKSISISRGELEMLEELEKAGVKVYFQPLPDDSMATVAEVAKKFE; translated from the coding sequence ATGGGAGAGATTGCGATCAACCGCATCGATTACCGCATGGTACACGGCCAGGTCGCCGTGGGCATCATCAAGCGCTTTGGCATCACCTCCGTCTACGTTGTGGACGATGAAGTGGTCAAAGATGAGACCTTGATCGACATCATGACGTTCGGTATGCAGCCGGGTGTGAGTCTTCGCGTATGCACGGTGGAGGAATGCGTAAAGGCATATCAGGAAAACGGATTTGGCAAGGGAAAGCACCTGATTATCTTCCGGGAGATCGAGAGCGCAAGCCGCGCCTATCAAAAAGGCTACCGCTTTCAAAGCCTGAACATCGGCCAGAGTCAGCTGACAAGTGAGCGGATCCGCGTTCACAAATCCATCAGCATCAGCCGCGGGGAACTGGAAATGCTTGAGGAACTGGAGAAGGCGGGTGTAAAGGTCTATTTCCAGCCGCTGCCCGATGACAGCATGGCAACGGTCGCCGAGGTCGCGAAAAAATTTGAGTAA
- a CDS encoding SDR family NAD(P)-dependent oxidoreductase, which yields MDLGLKDKVVIVTGGAKGVGAGICEAFAEEKAKIVVDFRSDAAQGEAFARSLRSFYQVEAVAVQADVSKEADVVALFSKAVEAFGTVDIVINNAATWTRHLPIEDYSPLDYQRASAANVESVMLTSRELVRLAKSTGKKAHILNVLTKSVFWSSSINNSTYVATKGAVTALTRNLAHEVGKDGIFVNAIVPGYVWNSTMDPDSERYKRTLSYIPNRTMATPREMGWACAFLCSERASQINGAVLDCSGGTMNGHGPDAICPET from the coding sequence ATGGATTTAGGGTTAAAAGATAAGGTCGTGATCGTCACCGGCGGTGCAAAGGGCGTAGGGGCCGGCATCTGCGAGGCTTTTGCCGAGGAGAAAGCAAAAATCGTGGTGGATTTCAGGTCCGATGCGGCGCAGGGAGAGGCCTTTGCCCGGAGCCTTCGAAGCTTTTATCAGGTCGAGGCTGTGGCGGTGCAGGCCGATGTGAGCAAGGAGGCCGATGTTGTCGCCCTTTTCAGCAAGGCCGTCGAGGCGTTCGGGACGGTGGATATCGTCATCAACAATGCGGCGACATGGACGCGGCACCTGCCCATCGAGGACTATTCCCCGCTGGACTATCAGCGCGCATCCGCTGCCAATGTTGAGTCCGTGATGCTCACAAGCCGTGAGCTTGTCAGGCTTGCAAAGAGCACGGGCAAAAAAGCCCACATCCTCAATGTGCTGACCAAGTCCGTTTTCTGGTCCAGCAGCATCAACAATTCGACCTATGTTGCGACAAAGGGAGCCGTCACGGCGCTGACAAGAAACCTGGCGCACGAGGTGGGAAAGGACGGCATTTTTGTAAATGCCATCGTTCCCGGCTATGTCTGGAACAGTACGATGGATCCTGACTCGGAGCGTTACAAGCGGACGCTTTCCTACATTCCGAACCGGACGATGGCCACGCCGCGGGAGATGGGTTGGGCCTGTGCTTTTTTGTGCTCCGAACGCGCGTCCCAGATCAACGGCGCGGTGCTTGACTGCTCCGGCGGTACAATGAACGGCCATGGGCCGGACGCGATCTGCCCCGAGACATAA
- a CDS encoding MFS transporter — MKLKIGQNRWLALVAVTLAYSFAFLTRYIWSPVMADAGAEFQLDSVQMGLYMTAFMIGYLFMQLPGGILADRLQPKYLLMGMVCVATVCSAVFASTSSYPAGLIIRAVEGVSCGGIYSSCSKIVSGYFQQKDRAVAMGILLASPPLGILLANSLGEPLNEALGWRATIRIIAYIGIAVTALLALSVRTQDKLGGGVSGRGLLEGAVLYFRDSQQLLLGVGGMLSMFASVGFATWMNTYMKVELGYSGILGGALLTVYSVVGIAATCCSGALVKKFGWDPRRFIIVLFACGALCTILFGMLKGYPALMAVGVVYGIVVNLPSAHLANLCIQRAPEKHIGSMCALENLIFQSGAMLQSYIIGTAADSQGGYHCMWWIFSAACVLSVLFICLFQPKRNIS, encoded by the coding sequence ATGAAGCTTAAAATCGGACAAAACAGATGGCTTGCCCTGGTCGCAGTCACACTCGCCTATTCCTTTGCATTTCTCACGCGATATATCTGGAGTCCGGTGATGGCGGATGCCGGTGCGGAATTTCAGCTGGACAGCGTGCAGATGGGACTTTACATGACGGCGTTTATGATCGGCTATCTTTTTATGCAGCTTCCCGGGGGCATTCTGGCGGATCGCCTGCAGCCAAAGTACCTTCTGATGGGTATGGTCTGCGTGGCGACGGTCTGTTCGGCTGTTTTCGCTTCCACCTCCTCCTATCCCGCGGGCTTGATCATCCGGGCAGTCGAGGGCGTCAGCTGCGGAGGCATCTATTCCTCCTGCTCGAAAATCGTCAGCGGTTATTTTCAGCAGAAGGACCGTGCGGTGGCAATGGGAATTCTGCTGGCCTCGCCGCCGTTGGGGATTCTGCTGGCCAATTCGCTTGGTGAACCGCTCAACGAGGCCCTTGGCTGGCGGGCGACGATCCGCATCATCGCCTATATCGGCATTGCGGTGACAGCGCTGCTGGCACTGAGCGTACGGACGCAGGACAAGCTTGGCGGCGGCGTGAGCGGGAGAGGCCTTCTTGAAGGGGCCGTGCTTTATTTCCGCGACTCCCAGCAGCTCCTCCTTGGCGTCGGTGGCATGCTTTCCATGTTCGCGTCCGTTGGCTTTGCCACATGGATGAACACCTATATGAAGGTGGAGCTGGGATACAGCGGCATTCTTGGCGGGGCGCTGCTGACGGTGTACAGTGTGGTGGGCATTGCCGCGACCTGCTGCTCCGGCGCGCTGGTGAAAAAGTTCGGCTGGGACCCAAGAAGGTTCATTATCGTTCTTTTCGCCTGCGGGGCGCTCTGCACAATTCTGTTCGGCATGCTCAAGGGCTACCCCGCGCTGATGGCCGTCGGCGTGGTGTACGGGATCGTGGTAAATCTGCCCTCCGCACATCTGGCGAATCTCTGTATTCAGCGCGCGCCGGAAAAGCACATCGGCAGCATGTGCGCGCTGGAAAATCTGATTTTCCAGTCCGGCGCGATGCTTCAGTCCTACATCATCGGCACAGCGGCAGACAGTCAGGGCGGCTACCATTGCATGTGGTGGATTTTTTCTGCGGCATGCGTGCTCTCCGTGCTCTTCATCTGCCTCTTTCAGCCAAAGAGGAACATATCATAA
- the ptsP gene encoding phosphoenolpyruvate--protein phosphotransferase — protein sequence MRRNAWLKGIGVSGGLAQGEALLYCPGKLVVPDGTVEDSAAEKLNFLACVDALHKKVSARGEAARAAGETLQAEILDAHLEILEDTDSVIDPILAAIESEKKNAALAVQEVFDGIAAAFEALDDAYLRERGADMRDLKIQLLREVMGVQDAAPVRMDTPAVLVARDLTPSETAGLDSNCVLGILCEDGGRTSHTAVLANEMGIPAVMGCKGALQAAASARFVQLDGSSGYACFDPDEASIAAFAQKAARSARDDCEAYRHARTRTADGREKLLYANVASAEECRSACQNGCEGVGLFRSEFLFYQSGEQLPTEEAQYRVYAEAVRNMQGRPIIIRTFDAGGDKKIPALKLEADENPFLGYRAIRICLRERTLFKTQLRALLRAGREGTLRIMFPMIATAAELREAKEVFHEARGELLRENIPIAEHVELGIMIEVPSAVMMSDLLAREVDFFSIGTNDLTQYTLAADRGNKRVANLYSHYDPAVIRMIAHTIESAHKAGIPCGMCGEAAGDASYVPLLLGLGLDEFSVTSRAIPALRAAMARLREETCRELAARVLRLATREEVASVLTGTGED from the coding sequence ATGCGGCGAAATGCATGGTTAAAAGGAATTGGTGTGTCAGGGGGACTTGCGCAGGGGGAGGCGCTGCTTTACTGCCCCGGTAAGCTTGTCGTTCCGGACGGCACGGTTGAAGACAGCGCCGCGGAAAAACTGAACTTCTTAGCGTGTGTTGACGCGCTGCACAAAAAGGTATCGGCCCGCGGCGAAGCGGCCCGGGCAGCCGGCGAGACGCTGCAGGCGGAAATCCTTGACGCACATCTTGAGATCCTTGAGGACACAGACTCCGTTATTGACCCAATCCTTGCGGCCATTGAGAGCGAAAAGAAAAACGCTGCCCTGGCGGTGCAGGAGGTATTTGACGGGATTGCCGCCGCCTTTGAAGCGCTTGACGATGCGTATCTGCGCGAACGGGGCGCGGACATGCGGGATTTGAAGATACAGCTTCTGCGTGAAGTGATGGGGGTGCAGGATGCCGCTCCGGTGCGGATGGACACCCCTGCGGTGCTTGTGGCCAGGGACCTTACGCCCTCGGAGACGGCCGGATTGGATAGCAATTGTGTCCTGGGCATCCTCTGTGAGGACGGAGGCCGCACCTCCCATACCGCTGTGCTGGCCAATGAGATGGGTATTCCGGCCGTGATGGGCTGCAAGGGCGCCTTGCAGGCGGCGGCCAGCGCGCGCTTTGTGCAGCTTGACGGCAGCAGCGGATATGCCTGTTTTGACCCGGATGAGGCAAGCATCGCCGCGTTTGCGCAAAAGGCGGCCAGAAGCGCGCGGGATGACTGCGAGGCCTATCGCCATGCCCGCACGCGCACGGCGGACGGCAGGGAAAAGCTGCTCTATGCCAATGTTGCCTCGGCGGAGGAGTGCAGGAGCGCCTGTCAGAACGGCTGCGAGGGTGTCGGCCTTTTCCGCAGTGAGTTCCTCTTTTATCAAAGCGGGGAGCAGCTTCCCACGGAGGAAGCGCAGTACCGGGTCTATGCCGAGGCGGTGCGCAATATGCAGGGGCGGCCGATCATCATCCGCACCTTTGACGCCGGCGGCGACAAAAAAATTCCGGCGCTGAAGCTGGAGGCAGACGAAAATCCGTTCTTGGGCTACCGCGCGATCCGCATCTGCCTGCGTGAGCGTACGCTTTTCAAAACCCAGCTGCGCGCGCTGCTGCGCGCCGGACGGGAGGGCACGCTGCGCATTATGTTCCCCATGATCGCAACCGCGGCGGAGCTGCGCGAGGCAAAGGAGGTTTTCCACGAGGCGCGCGGGGAGCTGCTGCGGGAAAATATACCCATTGCCGAACATGTGGAACTGGGCATCATGATCGAGGTGCCGTCCGCGGTGATGATGTCGGATCTGCTTGCGCGGGAGGTGGACTTCTTCTCGATCGGGACAAATGACCTTACGCAGTACACGCTGGCCGCGGACCGTGGAAACAAGCGGGTTGCGAATCTTTACAGCCATTATGATCCGGCTGTGATCCGTATGATCGCGCACACCATCGAAAGCGCCCACAAGGCCGGCATCCCCTGCGGCATGTGCGGCGAGGCCGCCGGTGACGCGTCCTATGTGCCTTTGCTGCTTGGGCTGGGGCTGGACGAGTTTTCCGTCACATCCAGAGCCATCCCCGCGCTGCGCGCGGCGATGGCACGGCTGCGCGAGGAAACCTGCAGGGAGCTTGCCGCAAGGGTGCTGCGCCTTGCCACGCGGGAGGAAGTAGCTTCAGTTTTGACAGGAACAGGCGAAGATTGA
- a CDS encoding HPr family phosphocarrier protein, giving the protein MITKKTVVTCPEGLHARPAAAFLKTAKRFPCSVYINYKGKTISAKSMVAIMSAGISCGEEVELVCDGAQEEDAIEALSRTL; this is encoded by the coding sequence ATGATCACAAAAAAAACGGTTGTCACTTGCCCGGAGGGGCTCCATGCCCGTCCGGCCGCGGCTTTTCTGAAAACGGCAAAAAGGTTTCCGTGCTCCGTCTATATCAATTACAAGGGCAAAACGATCAGCGCGAAATCAATGGTCGCCATCATGTCCGCGGGTATCTCCTGCGGCGAGGAGGTGGAGCTTGTGTGCGACGGGGCCCAGGAGGAGGACGCCATCGAGGCGCTTTCCCGGACGCTGTAA